Sequence from the Camelus bactrianus isolate YW-2024 breed Bactrian camel chromosome 21, ASM4877302v1, whole genome shotgun sequence genome:
GGTTCTTCAGTGGGGATTGGggatatggggtgtgtgtgtgtgtgtgtgtgtgtgtgtctcaatGAGTTTCTTATTCCTCTGAGAAACAGCCTCCACTCATTTCTGAACCTTCTCTCTCCCTAGCGTACCTCCCTCATTGACCGCAGGCTTGTGCTTTATCACCTTCCCTGAGTGCTCACCTGTGACCGCCCCTCTCCCTGGTCTCCAAGCACATACTCTCAGCTTCCTCACTCTATGACTGATGCCTTAAGGTGTGATTTCCTCCCCCATTTAATCTCTTCAACAATCTCTGTCTATGCATTCAGTGTAACCTAGAGCATTCCAAACAGCCTAGATTATTGTAATCCCATCCCTCTCACACTGAGCCCTTCCTTATTCTCTCACTCACACCGTTTACATTGTCTTCTTCAAACACTTTGCGCCATCCTTTTTGTCATTCATCTCCTGTATCCCTAATTACCACAAGTTCTCCTTTCTGAACCTCTGATCAAAcacatttttgctttttgttcaaattttctaaactcctcccttctgcttctttaattttttgatgttaaaattttattttatcttttcactcTTTTCCTCTAATTTACAGCCCCTCTTCCCCAGATCCTTTTGATATACAGGTAGCAGGAGGCTGTGAGCTGCACTCTGGGGAAGCCTCAGCAGGCTTTATGCAGGTTGCTTATCAAGGATCAGAGTTCCTGAGCTTCCAGAACAATTCATGGTTGCCCTCTCCAAAGGGTGGAGGTAGGGCTAAGCTTGTCAGCAGTCTATTCAATTTGAACAAAGGCTTCCTAGAAATAGTACACAGGCTGCTCACCGACACCTGCCCACGTTTCCACCTGGGTCTTCTTGATGCAGGGAAGGCACATCTCCAGCGACGAGGTCAGTCCTGCACCTGCCCTCCAAGAACTTTCTGTTCTAAAACCACCTCTTCCCACCATGCCCTTCCAATTTAGGACAAGAAGGAGGCAAGGGGGAGAGGGGATAATGGGTGGCAGGTTCCTAGAGGTGGGAAAGGGGTGTCTGTCTAAAGTGACCATAGAGTCTGCCTCAGAGTCCTCATCTGTGTCTCTCGTGTCCTCGGCAGTAAGACCAGAGGCCTGGCTGTCCCCTGGCCCCAGTCCTGGTCCTGGCCGCCTGGTGCTGGTTTGTCACGCCTCTGGCTTCTACCCAAAGCCTATTTGGGTGACGTGGATGCGGGGTGAACGGGAGCAACAGGGCACTCAGAGAAGCGACGTCGTGCCTCATGCCGACGGGACGTGGTATCTTCGGGTGTCCTTGGAAGTGGAAGCCAGAGAGGCACCTGGCCTGAGCTGCCGGGTGAGACACAGCAGTCTGGGGGACCAGGACATCGTCCTCTACTGGGGTGAGCAAGGACTGGGGCGCGGCTGGGAATGGGGGTAGGTGGTCCTTGAGCTGAGCAGGAAAGCCAGATGAAAAATTGGAATTTTGGGAACTCCAGACCCCAGAGGAATACAAATGAAAGGTAGGAATATGAGAGCCCCACAGACATAGGAAGATGTTGCACTTAATGAAGGAATCGTCTCTGAGGGAGGATGAGAGAAGAAATAGGGAGAAAGGAGACTGGGGAGGCAGACACTGGAATGAACAAAGGAAGAGCAGGGACATGCAGTGAAACCGAGAGTAGGTTTGAAATGACACCGTTGTGTGCACCCGGATCCACAGGGCATCGCAGCTCCGTGGGCTGGATCTTCTTGGCAGTGACGGTGCCCCTGCTGCTCCTGGCAGGTCTTGCGTTTTGGGCTCGGAAGCGCCGGTGAGTTCTTCGTGTCCATCCTTCCTGCTCTTTGCCCCACTCCCCACTTGTCTGCCcatctttgttttctctctctttcctcagtGCTCCTCCCCCCAGcgcccttccctcttccccctcaggtctcccctccaccccatgtCGAGTGACTTCCATCTCTGTTCTTCCCAGGACACTCTGTCAACCCGCAAGCTCTCGTCTCCCTTTGGAATGAGATCCCAGCAGCTCAGGAGCTCAGGATGTAGCTAAACACAGCCCGGTGATGCTGGCCTTAAACTCTCCGTGAACAgcttttcttgttgttgttgtttatttctgcttaatGATCAGTTGTCACTGTGAGTGAAGTGTAATTTTGCGCCTTTGTGGTTCTAGCTTGGGTTATGggctttaaaattcaaaatttaaattccAAATGCAGGAGACCCTACGGACACTCACATATTCAAACATGAATGGATTATCAGGCATATTTCAGATGTCGCTTCCTCCAGAGAGCCTTCCCTGATTCACAGGTGGAGGCAGTCTCTACCTTGTTGAACTCCCATCACAGTTTAACTGGACCTTGTTAAATCTCCTCACTTCAGACCCTTTTTTGTGGCTATTTAGTTCTGTTTTTCCCCTTCTAATTTTTAAGCTTCTTGACAGCATAGCGCATATCTTTTTACCATTTGTATTCTTGGCAATGTGTCTTCCCTGCACTTAATACGTTCTCAATTAAAATCTGTGCTGCACTTATGccgaatttattttcttttaaaattcttttccttcctgtcaTCTTTGTAGTAGTTAAGACATTTGTTCCTCTTCTGGTTAAATGTGTTGTCACTCAGCCAAGAGACTTGGCACTTTCCTAGTTCCTTACTGATTTCTCTAAGGAGAAACACAGTTGTGACTCTGATTGTTCTTATTATTTTACTCTTGAGAACTATTGAGGTGACAATATTTTTCCAAGTATtgtaaagaaaaagaggaagacagaatGCAGTCCTTTATTATTCAGGGTGGCTCAGGGACAAGGAGCAGAGttatcacctgggagcttttcAGAAATATAGAATCTTGGACCTCACCTTAGACTTACCAAACCATAATCTGCATTTTATGAAATCAGCAGGGGTTTCATAGAGGCAGTAACATCTGAGAAGCAGTGATGGGGTGACGCCTGAGAGGCAGTAGTGTGAGTGTGTCCCTGAAAGAAGATGAGCGATAAAAGAGAACAAGAGTGCTGATGCTCAGCACTGAAGTGAGATCAAGGCCAAGAGATGACATACAGCACATGCTCACTACTCACAGATGTGGTGCTAAAGCCACAGGAGACACCGACTTAGTGAAACCCTTGTCATTGTTCCTAGGGAACATAGAGGGTTAGGTTCCAGTGAGCTTCTGGTCACCAGATTTTTGTCAATTAATGAACACATagccttgttttatgtgtgtttctgtttatatgtatttgaaaatgtttactttattacttaaagtattttttaataataaaacaccTGCCAGGAAGTGTTTACCCTGTTCCCGACCCTGGGCAACAGGATCGTAAATGTGTTTGGCTTTCAGCCCCACAGCTGCACTGTCCTCtgtgcttttaaaaacaaacgaacaaaaaccAGTCATCATCTCATGAAGCCACCAGTCTGGCTCCTTTGCCACCTCTTCCAGAGCTTCAGCAGAGCATTATGGATGTGACCTTATCACTTTCTGGATGGCTCCACACACAGATCAGTGAATTTCCTCTCCTTTTGCTGGGTTTCCTGCCCCGTTGATTCATTAACAGTGAACGCACGGTCCGCAACCCTATGACTCACCCCTGAACAAAGCGCATCTACAAGTGTGTTTTCTCCGTAAGGCACATCCCATTCTTCCTGAGCGTGGGGAACCCTGGACAGCACCTCAGCACTCTGCTTCAGGGCCTCCCTAAACAGCCAAATACCAACAGAGAGCAGAGAAACGCAGTCACCCCCCACCCACCATAGATACTTACACAGTCCCAGTTAACCAGTGGGCCCTGGAGGGGCCAAACGTGCTGGTgttcctctctcccagcctcgACCCCTTGGGCTTGGTCCCTCCCAGGACCTGTAACTAAGTGAGGTCCTGCCAGACTTAAGTCCTGAGTTCCCTGCCCCTTGGGGACAGGAATGGGCATgtccaggagggctgggggcgggTGAGATGTTCCATTGTTTTCCCTGTTGTTGCTTCTGTACCACAAACTGTATAAAATTGTTGggatttttgcataaaaaaattattagaagtgAAAATTGTATTTTACTTCATAAAATTAAGGCTTTCTCTTCAATAAAGTTTCAACTGAACAAAATTAGCAGGTAGAAATTTGAGGGaagtatttgaaattttaaaaataaatttcaacatatatataaaatatatttcatacatatatacacagagaaaTATGGGAAGGTCTTGAAAAGAGCTCTGAATGAAGTACATTAATAAATGAAGAACACATAGAATACCTTTTGTTGAAATTAAAGTTGCCCTCAAACTCATTGGTAAttcaagaaatacaaattaaggcATGTTGTCATTTTATACCACCAAACTGCCAACATTAAAAAGCTGCAaaagtacaccagaaactgacacaatgttgcAAACTAACTGTATttcaatcaaaaaagaaataaactattaggcttaaaaaaaaaaggaagaagcccAGTGTTTGCAGGGATGTGAAACACATGGACATCCCCACACGTTGATGGTTTTGAGGTAATTCTGGAGAGTTTGTGGTAGTAACTGGTCTAACGATGTACATGTTGACCCTGCAATGCCACTTCTGAATGTGTGTAATGGAAAATGTTGACCGAGATCCAGGAGGGACCACATACAAGGATGCTTGTCATAGAGCTTTTATGGCAGTGAGGTGTTGGAATCATGCCAGATGCTCATCTCAATGGGAACACAGAAGTAAAACGAGGTAGATACACACTAGGGGATTTTATGCGGCAGGTAGAAACAACAGACTAGGCAGAGTAATATAGGAGGCCTCTGAAAGAGTGCTGAATGAGATATATTAATAAGTGATGCATATGCAGGATAGTAGCAGTTGTGAAAATTAAAGCTGTGTACATCAAACAATATCACATTTTATAAGAATGCACAGAGGATAACATATTAATACATTAGAATGTGGGGAAGAAAAAGCTATGgggattaaaaaatcaaatgttttacAGAGGAATTGTCCTCAGAGCTATAAATGGAGGATGATTAACTCAACAATCTACACTTAAGACTCCAAAGACAAAACatacacaagaaaataaaaattgagaaatgtTTGATTACTGAATTGGGATGATGGGTTGCACCATGAGTAGTTTCTATtgagggaaaaatataaaaatatataatattgtataaaaTATTTGGATGTCTAAGAACAGAATCAAGATATCTGCAACCTTAAAACCTTCTGATTGAAAATGTCAGGGTGTTTGTAATCATCAAAGGCTATAGATTGGGACAAACTTCTTTATTTTACCACTGGGTGGCAGTAGAGCTCAAAACAGTTCCAGCATGCTTGTTACTCACAACTTGGAAGTGCGAAAGCCCGCAAATCATCAAACAGCTTGCAGACTCATGCTTAAAAGCACGGTAAAttgttatttctaaaaataattgaaagttaCTTACAAAAACATgcatataatattaaaaatataattaaaaacgtatcataaaaatatagaaattgcATCCAAGGACAGTAAGTAAGATGAAGCCAACAATGGCATAATTAAGAAATAAAGTGTCATGATACCCTGTACACAGGGTATATGTGGGCCACAAATTACTAGAGGACAGTAAAATGGCCAAGGCAGGATCAATTACATATCCACAGTGCCTAGAAGAAACTGACAAATAAGGAAAAGTACCACTCTTCCTGGTCCTGGGGCCACATGGAAATTTCTCCCATCAGTTCTCATAGAGAAGTAACTATTTGGTGAAGTGAACAGTGTTCTCAGGAACATTCTTTCTGTAAATGTTACGAGGTTCACAGGCCTGTTTGTTTAAAGTTTCTTAAAGGAAGGTGAGCATGTCAGCCTAAAATCAAAAATGGAGAAAGTAAGTCTACACAACACGCAGGATCTGGTCTACGTGTGCTGCCTCCTGGTGTTCTGGCAAACTCAGTGGCAGATCTTACATACTCTGCAGGAATGGGTAGACTCTAAGTCTCCCATAAATATTGTTTATGCTGCactaatttgaattattttttttagcaGCAGAGACTTCTAGTTATGTACTCTAACATATACCTTACGTACGACAGTTTTGTATTATCTTTAAATGCAGAGCAGCAACTTTAATGATCAGTGGAGCTGTTGGTGGAATAGGcaatttgaaaattttttgtGGCTGTTGGAGGTCTACTCAAAGACTTACTGTCTGAATCTCAGGTTTGCTCCCAGGAGGCTGATGGTTTCTGTAGCGAGGGCCAAGATTCTTCTCGATATataatttggttttgttttaataataaagaGGCACTTCTTGGCCTACCTACAACTCCGTCCATCCTCAGTGCACACCCAGTTGTACTGCAGAGAAAATGCCAGATATGACTTTAGAAAGGGAAATATTTAATATGAGCATGAGCCCTAATTTGGGTAGAAAGGGTCCTGAGACAAACATCCCTGGTCTGTGAACCATGGTATTTCCAGGTGATCTCTTTGAGTTACCAACTGCACATTAATGTACCTTAGTAGATAGATGGGTTGCCAAATGGTGTTATATAGCAAAGCCCCCTGATTGTCTCCTGGAGTCTTTTTTGCGCTTCCTCAAGGATAAATCAACACTCAGTCATTAGCTGGGCAGAGTGAAAGCTACATCTTTTAGGCCTCTGTTTAGCTGGTTGTGGTTCTGCGACTGCGGTCTAACCAGTGCAATGTACAGCTTCT
This genomic interval carries:
- the CD1A gene encoding T-cell surface glycoprotein CD1a isoform X1; the protein is MLFLQLPLLLALLPGADSKDGFQEPVSFHVMGILSFYNRSWEQNVGSGWLGELQTQGWNSSSGTIIYLWPWSRGNFSNEELTELETLFRTFFINFALTFHNRIIQWQLKYPFDIQVAGGCELHSGEASAGFMQVAYQGSEFLSFQNNSWLPSPKGGGRAKLVSSLFNLNKGFLEIVHRLLTDTCPRFHLGLLDAGKAHLQRRVRPEAWLSPGPSPGPGRLVLVCHASGFYPKPIWVTWMRGEREQQGTQRSDVVPHADGTWYLRVSLEVEAREAPGLSCRVRHSSLGDQDIVLYWGHRSSVGWIFLAVTVPLLLLAGLAFWARKRRTLCQPASSRLPLE
- the CD1A gene encoding T-cell surface glycoprotein CD1a isoform X2, yielding MVSLTWRLRGSGFQEPVSFHVMGILSFYNRSWEQNVGSGWLGELQTQGWNSSSGTIIYLWPWSRGNFSNEELTELETLFRTFFINFALTFHNRIIQWQLKYPFDIQVAGGCELHSGEASAGFMQVAYQGSEFLSFQNNSWLPSPKGGGRAKLVSSLFNLNKGFLEIVHRLLTDTCPRFHLGLLDAGKAHLQRRVRPEAWLSPGPSPGPGRLVLVCHASGFYPKPIWVTWMRGEREQQGTQRSDVVPHADGTWYLRVSLEVEAREAPGLSCRVRHSSLGDQDIVLYWGHRSSVGWIFLAVTVPLLLLAGLAFWARKRRTLCQPASSRLPLE